The following coding sequences lie in one Haladaptatus sp. DJG-WS-42 genomic window:
- a CDS encoding exonuclease RecJ has product MSATGRTGADAPDASEIAAVCRDADFVRFVAHADGDALAATGLIARALSDAGIPFQASVARSGNLARPDNTDDVTTLLVGGSNPSYDGSIAANTEPASVTAEAVSRELAADPDPVLTLAGVVAAEGHPSEYAGILERATSRDLVTQRPGVGIPTADLANGLAHTTLAHASFSGNEGAVTASLADLDLPVDLDTRAQRRLASLLALATVSADGATPRAAEAVERALHPHATDGPFATVEGFADVLDVVAREAPGTALALALGHDVKTPALEAWRAHAKRAHTALRGATTGRYDGLYVARIDAENATAPVRTTARLLRDFRSPEPVSLVVSDGKAAACATEEQGQLGERMATAATAVSGTGGGRDRQGYAEFGADVSASEFVTAFREAQ; this is encoded by the coding sequence ATGTCCGCAACCGGTCGCACCGGAGCAGACGCCCCTGACGCGAGTGAAATCGCTGCCGTTTGCCGCGACGCCGACTTCGTTCGGTTCGTCGCCCACGCAGACGGTGATGCGCTCGCCGCGACGGGCCTCATCGCCCGCGCGCTGAGCGATGCGGGCATCCCGTTCCAAGCGAGCGTCGCCCGTTCTGGGAACCTCGCGCGACCGGACAACACGGACGACGTCACCACACTCCTCGTCGGCGGGTCGAACCCGTCGTACGACGGTTCCATTGCCGCCAACACAGAGCCAGCCAGTGTGACTGCAGAGGCCGTTTCCCGAGAACTCGCCGCAGACCCCGACCCGGTCCTCACCCTCGCGGGTGTTGTGGCCGCAGAGGGGCATCCAAGCGAGTACGCTGGGATTCTCGAACGCGCAACGTCGCGCGACCTCGTGACCCAGCGCCCGGGCGTCGGGATTCCGACCGCCGACCTCGCGAACGGTCTTGCGCACACGACGCTCGCTCACGCCTCGTTCTCCGGAAACGAAGGAGCCGTGACTGCGTCGCTGGCTGACCTCGATTTGCCTGTTGACCTCGACACGCGCGCACAGCGACGCCTCGCCTCGCTGCTCGCACTCGCCACCGTCTCGGCTGACGGCGCGACCCCGCGAGCCGCGGAGGCGGTCGAGCGCGCCTTGCATCCCCACGCGACCGACGGCCCGTTTGCCACGGTCGAAGGGTTCGCAGACGTCCTCGACGTGGTCGCCCGCGAAGCGCCCGGGACGGCGCTTGCGCTGGCGCTCGGCCACGATGTGAAAACGCCCGCGCTGGAAGCGTGGCGCGCACACGCAAAGCGTGCGCACACCGCCCTTCGCGGGGCGACGACCGGCCGGTACGACGGCCTGTACGTCGCGCGCATCGACGCCGAAAACGCGACGGCTCCCGTCCGCACGACGGCCCGCTTGCTTCGGGATTTCCGCTCGCCGGAACCCGTCTCGCTGGTCGTTTCAGACGGGAAGGCCGCCGCGTGCGCGACCGAGGAACAGGGACAGCTTGGTGAGCGAATGGCAACCGCCGCGACCGCCGTCTCTGGAACCGGCGGCGGCCGCGACAGACAGGGCTATGCCGAGTTCGGGGCCGACGTGTCGGCTTCGGAGTTCGTCACGGCGTTCCGGGAGGCGCAATGA
- a CDS encoding KEOPS complex subunit Pcc1, with protein sequence MKRATIRTTHENASAIAAALSPDNTPEMHMTVTDDTIELTVERETTGGLQSTVDDYVVNLTVAAQLTNNPKSESNNE encoded by the coding sequence ATGAAGCGCGCCACCATCCGGACGACGCACGAGAACGCTTCCGCAATCGCGGCGGCGCTCTCGCCAGACAACACGCCTGAAATGCACATGACGGTCACCGATGATACCATCGAGCTGACCGTCGAACGCGAGACGACCGGCGGCCTGCAATCGACCGTTGACGACTACGTGGTGAACCTCACGGTGGCAGCACAGCTTACGAACAACCCGAAATCAGAATCCAACAATGAGTGA
- a CDS encoding 30S ribosomal protein S3ae, translating into MSERSVSRRKQQKRWYKVLAPEQFDRAELGQTPADEPEKVYDRTIETTLGELTNDASKNNTKLTFKVNDVGSDAAYTEFVKHELTRDYLRSLVRRGASKIDANITAITKDGYRVKIQPLALTTKRADHSQEHAIRKQMIEMVEETIEDHTYEQIVDSIVDGRISSAIYAEAKTIYPLRRVEVQKFTLEARPDEVEAEEEASVSVDEDDVADEVAADDDEALEE; encoded by the coding sequence ATGAGTGAACGATCCGTCTCTCGGCGAAAGCAGCAGAAGCGTTGGTACAAGGTGCTCGCACCTGAGCAGTTCGACCGCGCAGAGCTCGGTCAGACGCCTGCTGACGAACCCGAGAAGGTCTACGACCGAACCATCGAAACGACGCTTGGCGAACTTACGAACGACGCCAGCAAGAACAACACCAAACTCACCTTCAAGGTGAACGACGTCGGCAGCGACGCCGCGTACACCGAGTTCGTCAAGCACGAACTCACCCGCGACTACCTCCGCAGCCTCGTCCGCCGCGGTGCCTCGAAAATCGACGCGAACATCACGGCCATCACGAAAGATGGCTACCGCGTCAAGATTCAGCCACTCGCCCTCACGACGAAGCGCGCAGACCACAGTCAGGAACACGCAATCCGCAAGCAGATGATCGAGATGGTCGAGGAGACCATCGAAGATCACACCTACGAGCAGATTGTCGACAGCATCGTAGACGGTCGCATCTCCTCTGCAATCTACGCAGAGGCGAAGACCATCTACCCGCTCCGTCGCGTCGAAGTCCAGAAGTTCACCCTCGAAGCCCGCCCCGACGAAGTCGAGGCGGAAGAGGAAGCGTCCGTCAGCGTTGACGAAGACGACGTTGCAGACGAAGTCGCAGCGGACGACGACGAAGCCCTCGAAGAGTAA
- a CDS encoding 30S ribosomal protein S15, translating to MARMHTRRRGSSKSDRPVADEPPEWSDVDADAVEERVVELAEQGHSPAVIGLKLRDEGVQGTPVPNVKLATGKKVTEILDENDATSDLPEDLRNLMERAVRLRDHMAENPNDHQNKRALQNTESKVRRLVSYYRGGALAADFKYEYEEAKELLA from the coding sequence ATGGCACGAATGCACACTCGACGCCGCGGCTCGTCCAAATCGGACCGACCCGTGGCTGACGAACCACCGGAGTGGAGCGACGTCGACGCAGACGCAGTCGAAGAACGCGTCGTCGAACTTGCAGAACAAGGTCACAGCCCAGCCGTCATCGGACTCAAACTCCGTGACGAGGGTGTTCAGGGCACGCCTGTCCCGAACGTCAAGCTGGCAACGGGGAAGAAGGTCACCGAAATTCTCGACGAGAATGACGCAACCAGTGACCTCCCCGAAGACCTCCGTAACCTCATGGAGCGCGCCGTGCGCCTCCGTGACCACATGGCGGAGAACCCGAACGACCACCAGAACAAGCGCGCGCTCCAGAACACGGAGTCGAAAGTGCGCCGACTGGTCTCGTACTACCGTGGCGGCGCCCTCGCTGCAGACTTCAAGTACGAGTACGAAGAAGCCAAAGAGCTTCTCGCATAA